Proteins encoded together in one Lathyrus oleraceus cultivar Zhongwan6 chromosome 5, CAAS_Psat_ZW6_1.0, whole genome shotgun sequence window:
- the LOC127085604 gene encoding protein TAB2 homolog, chloroplastic — translation MATLSFNSTTIKTPSFNYPNSLITKLSSSKPTIKFPFFTNNKPFLQIRTCSISETSATITQEEVEEVEEVEEDKEDPTAETCYLDPETDPAKILSWELDFCSRPILDARGKKLWELVVCDKSLSLQYTKYFPNNVINSITLKDSIVGICDELDLPVPRNIRFFRAQMQTIITKACKELDIVALPSKRCLSLLLWLEERFETVYSKHPGFQKGSKPLLPLDNPFPTKLPEDLFGERWAFVQLPYSAVREEASASEERFGYGSGLDLDLLGIEIDEKTLIPGLAVASSRAKDLSAFMNELELCTIEADAARANLTLSVAISTRYVYATYKKTPTSTKESEAWEAAKKASGGLHFLAIQNELDSEKCVGFWLLLDLPPPPV, via the exons ATGGCTACTCTAAGCTTCAACTCCACAACAATCAAAACCCCATCTTTCAACTATCCCAATTCCCTCATCACCAAACTCTCTTCTTCAAAACCCACCATCAAATTCCCATTTTTCACCAACAATAAACCCTTCCTTCAAATTCGAACATGTTCTATATCAGAAACCTCAGCAACAATCACCCAGGAAGAAgttgaagaagttgaagaagttgaagaagACAAAGAAGACCCAACTGCTGAAACCTGTTATCTTGACCCAGAAACTGATCCTGCTAAGATATTAAGCTGGGAACTGGATTTCTGTTCTAGACCCATTCTTGATGCTAGAGGAAAGAAACTCTGGGAGCTTGTTGTTTGTGATAAATCTCTTTCACTTCAATATACTAAGTATTTTCCTAATAACGTTATCAATAGTATCACTCTTAAGGATTCTATTGTTGGTATTTGTGATGAGCTGGATCTACCTGTGCCTAGAAACATTCGCTTCTTTAG GGCACAGATGCAGACAATTATTACAAAAGCGTGTAAGGAGCTTGATATAGTAGCTCTTCCTAGTAAACGA TGTTTGTCCTTACTTTTATGGCTAGAGGAACGCTTCGAGACTGTTTATTCAAAACATCCCGGTTTTCAAAAGGGTTCCAAGCCTCTTTTGCCATTAGACAATCCCTTTCCCACGAAACTTCCCGAAGATCTTTTTGGCGAAAGATGGGCGTTTGTTCAGTTACCTTACTCAG CTGTCCGAGAAGAGGCCTCGGCCTCGGAAGAAAGATTTGGCTATGGTTCTGGGCTAGATCTTGATTTATTGGGCATTGAAATCGACGAGAAGACTTTGATCCCGGGTCTCGCCGTTGCATCTTCTCGTGCTAAAGATTTATCAG CTTTTATGAACGAATTGGAGCTCTGCACCATTGAAGCGGACGCCGCTCGCGCTAACCTGACTCTCTCGGTTGCGATTTCAACTCGGTATGTATACGCGACGTATAAGAAAACTCCTACATCAACCAAAGAATCTGAAGCATGGGAAGCAGCTAAGAAAGCTTCTGGAGGTTTGCATTTCCTTGCAATCCAAAATGAGTTAGATTCTGAAAAATGTGTTGGCTTCTGGCTTTTGCTAGACTTGCCTCCTCCACCTGTATAA